A genome region from Chryseobacterium sp. G0186 includes the following:
- a CDS encoding SDR family oxidoreductase, protein MNMYTQPMLREGALKDKVAIVTGGGSGLGKAMTKYFLELGANVVITSRNLEKLQATAKELEDETAGGKVLCVACDVRNWDEVEAMKEATLKEFGKIDILLNNAAGNFISPTEKLTHSAFDSILDIVLKGTKNCTLSVGKHWIDSKTPGTVLNIVTTYAWTGSAYVVPSACAKAGVLAMTRSLAVEWAKYGIRFNAIAPGPFPTKGAWDRLLPGDLQEKFDMKKKVPLRRVGEHQELANLAAYLVSDYSAYMNGEVVTIDGGEWLQGAGEFNMLEAIPQEMWDALEAMIKAKKSN, encoded by the coding sequence ATGAACATGTATACACAGCCAATGTTGCGCGAAGGTGCACTAAAAGATAAAGTAGCAATTGTAACAGGAGGCGGAAGCGGTCTTGGGAAAGCCATGACCAAATACTTTCTTGAACTTGGAGCGAATGTAGTAATCACTTCAAGAAATCTGGAAAAATTACAGGCTACCGCTAAAGAACTGGAAGATGAAACAGCAGGTGGTAAGGTTCTTTGTGTTGCTTGTGATGTAAGAAACTGGGATGAGGTGGAAGCTATGAAAGAGGCAACTTTAAAGGAGTTTGGTAAAATTGATATCCTATTAAACAATGCTGCCGGAAATTTTATCTCACCAACAGAAAAATTGACTCATTCCGCCTTTGATTCTATCTTGGATATTGTTCTGAAAGGAACGAAAAACTGTACCCTTTCTGTAGGAAAACATTGGATAGATTCTAAAACACCAGGAACGGTACTGAATATTGTAACGACCTATGCATGGACGGGCTCAGCCTATGTAGTGCCATCGGCCTGTGCAAAGGCAGGAGTTCTGGCAATGACAAGATCGTTGGCTGTGGAATGGGCTAAGTATGGAATCCGCTTCAATGCAATTGCTCCGGGACCTTTCCCTACAAAAGGGGCTTGGGACAGACTTCTTCCTGGAGATCTTCAGGAAAAATTTGATATGAAGAAAAAAGTTCCGTTGAGAAGAGTAGGGGAACATCAGGAGCTGGCAAACCTGGCCGCTTATCTGGTTTCAGATTATTCTGCTTATATGAATGGTGAAGTCGTAACAATTGATGGTGGAGAATGGCTGCAGGGTGCAGGAGAATTTAATATGCTTGAAGCAATTCCTCAGGAAATGTGGGATGCTTTGGAAGCAATGATTAAAGCAAAAAAATCAAACTAA
- a CDS encoding endonuclease/exonuclease/phosphatase family protein, translated as MNFRFSMVFLMLFVLGFSQDLTVMSFNIRLNVVSDKENAWPERKQDVADLLTYYHPDYFGVQEALPEQMKDIKDGLKNYNYIGVGRDDGKEKGEFSALFYNTERFTVVKSGTFWLSETPEKPSKGWDAALNRICTYAVFKDKKSKKEFLAMNIHFDHIGNVARVKSSELILKKIKELNPGNLPVTLSGDFNLTDDTEPVKILSQNMKDTFYHSETKHYGPVGTFTAFNVNEVPKERIDYIFTKGFKIKSHRHINDRRENLLYPSDHFPVIVNLSF; from the coding sequence ATGAATTTCAGATTTTCGATGGTATTCCTTATGCTTTTTGTATTAGGATTTTCGCAGGACCTTACGGTGATGAGTTTTAATATCAGGTTGAATGTAGTCTCAGACAAAGAAAATGCATGGCCTGAGAGAAAACAGGATGTTGCAGATTTACTCACTTATTATCATCCAGATTACTTTGGTGTTCAGGAAGCACTTCCTGAGCAGATGAAAGATATTAAGGATGGATTAAAGAACTACAATTATATTGGTGTGGGAAGAGATGACGGTAAGGAGAAAGGCGAGTTTTCTGCCCTCTTTTATAATACAGAAAGATTTACAGTAGTAAAATCAGGGACGTTTTGGTTGTCGGAAACTCCCGAAAAACCATCAAAAGGTTGGGATGCAGCATTGAACAGAATTTGTACCTATGCTGTTTTCAAGGATAAAAAATCGAAGAAAGAGTTTCTTGCCATGAATATTCATTTTGACCATATTGGCAATGTAGCAAGGGTAAAATCCTCAGAATTAATTCTGAAAAAGATAAAGGAACTTAATCCAGGAAACCTGCCGGTAACATTAAGTGGTGATTTTAACCTGACAGATGATACAGAGCCTGTTAAGATCCTTTCTCAAAATATGAAAGATACCTTTTATCATTCGGAGACTAAACATTATGGCCCGGTGGGAACCTTTACTGCTTTTAATGTAAATGAAGTTCCAAAGGAAAGAATTGATTATATTTTTACAAAAGGCTTTAAGATAAAGTCTCACCGTCATATCAATGACCGAAGAGAAAATCTACTGTATCCGTCAGATCATTTTCCGGTAATTGTAAACCTTTCTTTTTAA
- a CDS encoding response regulator transcription factor gives MKAKILLAEDDPDFGMILKQYLELEDFEVSWFQNPEDILEVLSSDFPFHIGILDVMMPNIDGFSLAQMILREKSNFPLLFLTAKNQKIDRLTGLKIGADDYIAKPCDPEELVLRIKNILKRISPIINEIQIKIGQYSLDTQKLSLSHPNGNIRLTVREQELLLYLLKHNHSTITRDEILDNLWDTNDYFTGRSLDVFISRLRKYFSNDPEVKIQSLRGVGFQIDFPIS, from the coding sequence ATGAAAGCTAAAATACTATTGGCAGAAGATGATCCTGATTTCGGAATGATCCTTAAACAGTATCTTGAATTGGAAGATTTTGAAGTCAGCTGGTTTCAGAACCCTGAAGACATTCTTGAAGTTCTTTCTTCTGATTTTCCATTTCATATAGGTATTCTGGATGTGATGATGCCTAATATCGATGGGTTTTCCCTCGCACAAATGATTCTTAGGGAAAAAAGTAATTTCCCGCTTTTATTTTTAACAGCAAAAAATCAGAAAATTGATCGATTAACCGGCTTGAAAATAGGAGCCGATGATTATATTGCCAAGCCGTGTGATCCGGAAGAACTGGTTCTAAGGATTAAAAATATTCTGAAAAGAATTTCCCCGATAATAAATGAAATTCAGATAAAAATCGGACAATATTCACTAGACACCCAGAAACTTTCCCTTTCACATCCCAATGGAAATATACGCCTTACGGTTCGTGAACAGGAACTTCTTTTATACCTATTAAAGCATAATCACTCTACGATTACGAGGGATGAAATCCTTGATAACCTCTGGGACACCAATGATTATTTTACAGGGAGAAGTCTGGATGTATTTATAAGCAGGCTTAGAAAATATTTCAGCAATGACCCTGAAGTAAAAATCCAATCCCTTAGAGGAGTTGGATTTCAAATTGATTTTCCAATCAGTTAG
- a CDS encoding sensor histidine kinase: MITKSKNLLFLFATLFLLLLGIQVYFMYKTYQVKERDIYRSVDEGLSKYADKLENIHDAKEMKSDSLQQIIIKYYNKEISQKEFIHHFIEDRKASRERLSSYIDSRLKKDGYKISARIQYTSIIHLPDSTKLITHPIIIFETKDKVKKPKITSTGTWRTSSTKEVKGEETTNERETFFVKSQTDFEVKNIKSLVFKELTLLIICCIILLGSVLLLYIFTIKNLIIQQKQVEVLHTVVDNISHEFKTPIATLKIACKTLKKGFNQETLPLIDRQITRLENLMLQLHKDEIPDEMVAVQPEDWNFFIQDLAFTYPQIGFQFENNISESLPLDKNLMETVIKNLCENSIKYGASAVQVNTNTHNQNLEIEVSDNGHGMESKELTNIFEKFYRIQSNNIHNSKGLGLGLYFVKKIITNYHGKVDVSSKPGAGSTFKITIPYES; the protein is encoded by the coding sequence ATGATAACCAAGAGTAAAAATCTTCTTTTCCTTTTTGCGACCTTATTCCTTCTTCTGTTGGGAATTCAGGTCTATTTCATGTATAAAACCTACCAGGTAAAGGAAAGAGATATCTACAGATCTGTAGACGAAGGCCTGAGTAAATACGCAGATAAGCTGGAAAATATTCATGATGCCAAGGAGATGAAAAGCGACTCTCTGCAGCAAATCATTATCAAATACTACAACAAGGAGATTAGCCAAAAGGAATTTATCCATCATTTTATAGAAGACAGAAAGGCTTCCAGAGAAAGATTGAGCAGTTATATAGACAGCCGTCTTAAAAAAGACGGGTATAAAATTTCTGCAAGAATTCAGTACACCTCCATCATCCATCTTCCGGACAGTACAAAGCTGATTACTCATCCCATCATTATCTTCGAAACAAAAGACAAAGTCAAAAAGCCAAAAATAACCAGTACCGGAACATGGAGAACATCTTCTACCAAGGAAGTAAAGGGAGAAGAAACCACGAACGAGAGAGAGACTTTCTTTGTCAAAAGCCAAACTGATTTTGAGGTTAAAAATATAAAGAGTCTTGTTTTCAAAGAACTTACCTTATTAATTATTTGCTGCATTATTTTGTTGGGAAGTGTTCTTCTTCTGTACATTTTCACCATTAAAAACCTCATCATACAACAGAAACAGGTAGAAGTTCTCCACACGGTTGTGGATAACATTTCTCATGAGTTTAAAACGCCTATTGCTACATTAAAAATAGCCTGCAAGACCTTAAAAAAAGGCTTTAATCAGGAAACTCTTCCATTGATTGACCGACAAATCACCCGCCTTGAAAATTTAATGCTGCAACTTCATAAGGATGAAATACCTGATGAAATGGTTGCCGTACAACCTGAAGACTGGAATTTCTTTATTCAGGATCTTGCTTTCACGTATCCTCAAATAGGTTTTCAATTTGAAAATAACATCTCCGAAAGTCTTCCACTTGATAAAAATCTTATGGAAACGGTCATTAAAAATCTTTGTGAAAATAGTATCAAATACGGAGCTTCTGCTGTTCAGGTCAATACCAATACCCACAATCAAAACCTGGAAATTGAAGTATCTGATAATGGACATGGCATGGAAAGCAAAGAACTAACAAACATTTTTGAAAAGTTCTACAGAATACAGTCCAATAATATTCATAACAGCAAAGGACTAGGACTAGGGCTATATTTCGTTAAAAAAATAATTACTAACTATCACGGTAAAGTAGATGTCTCCAGTAAGCCCGGAGCAGGAAGTACCTTTAAAATAACCATTCCTTATGAAAGCTAA
- a CDS encoding outer membrane beta-barrel family protein, whose protein sequence is MNKIFLFLCFPMLMFAQKQKVVGTVMNTDHEKLSEVQIKVYNSQSELIKEVKTDDNGAFILEGISDQNVRLMIKNDGYSLLEKKLDLDKPEALQIILKKESKEIEGVVMTKRKPLVKRKVDRLEFNVENSNISSLNAWEILKNTPNVTVNNNVLTVRGSTGILVTINDKKVMLTGDELKNLLENTEGNDVKSIEVITNPPAKYEASGSAVLNIITKKNKIEGYRGILSSKYIQTQYAKAVFGLSQYYKKDKFSVMGSYYRGMGAYYREGTDYVNYPESQTRWISTMNRKDKNMNQNTLNFNAEYELDSLTTISLNYSGFFSPKSYGTYDVPTLIYNNQNIVESDYKTLNDHHSSSINNSVSFQIDRKLNKKSSLSWINYFTGNNANKYQNVITHLNFAGELPKEDNFTTQNKADVQLYSTQVDYQWKGDKMEVESGAKYSFVKTNSTLDFSDNENGILEYRPDKSSIFDYKEHNFALYSSLSYNIGKWNFKGGLRAEMTDLEGVVSEPYDRNQNNYWNFFPTFYAQYTTENKQEFGFSYGKRISRPSYSWLNPAKSYYNLFSYYQGDPKLRATITHNLNLTYSWKNWNLDLYYRKELFPSMEISYQEPSTNSLIYHFTNIEKGEAFGLNLYKNFEIKPWWNIVLSENLEHNENYFKGIDGMLYKNKVWNWESTVSTSFTLDKSSDWKIEMGHRYYSPSIQGTFRISSTWSAYFVMNRKFFNKKLEASLVFSDIFRSTDQKVATRYANQDNYFLDYRDSQGFTLSLKFNFGNQSVKNAKTIKQTSEQDRL, encoded by the coding sequence ATGAATAAAATTTTTCTCTTTCTGTGTTTTCCGATGTTGATGTTTGCCCAAAAACAGAAAGTTGTGGGAACAGTGATGAATACCGACCATGAAAAGCTTTCAGAAGTCCAGATAAAGGTATATAATTCCCAGAGTGAATTGATCAAAGAAGTAAAGACAGATGATAACGGAGCGTTTATCTTAGAGGGGATTTCAGATCAGAATGTAAGATTGATGATCAAAAATGACGGGTATTCTTTATTAGAAAAAAAACTTGATTTGGACAAGCCTGAAGCCTTACAGATTATCCTAAAAAAAGAGTCGAAAGAAATAGAGGGAGTTGTAATGACTAAGCGAAAACCTTTGGTGAAACGGAAAGTAGACCGTTTGGAATTTAATGTGGAAAACAGTAATATTTCATCATTGAATGCATGGGAGATTTTAAAAAATACCCCCAATGTTACGGTGAATAATAATGTGCTTACCGTGAGAGGAAGTACAGGGATTCTGGTGACTATTAATGACAAAAAAGTAATGCTGACTGGTGATGAACTTAAAAATCTTCTTGAAAATACGGAGGGGAATGATGTGAAATCCATAGAAGTAATCACGAATCCGCCTGCAAAATATGAAGCATCCGGAAGTGCAGTGCTGAATATCATTACGAAGAAAAACAAGATTGAAGGGTATCGTGGTATTTTGTCTTCCAAATATATCCAGACCCAGTATGCAAAAGCGGTCTTCGGGTTGTCTCAATATTATAAAAAAGATAAGTTTTCCGTTATGGGAAGCTATTACAGAGGAATGGGAGCCTACTATCGTGAAGGGACTGATTATGTTAATTACCCTGAAAGCCAAACCAGATGGATAAGTACAATGAACAGGAAAGATAAAAATATGAATCAGAATACCCTGAATTTCAATGCAGAATATGAATTGGACAGCTTGACGACGATAAGTCTTAACTATTCAGGTTTTTTTTCTCCTAAATCTTACGGAACATATGATGTCCCTACATTGATTTACAATAATCAGAATATTGTTGAATCTGATTACAAAACTCTCAACGATCATCATTCCAGCTCCATTAATAATTCCGTGAGCTTTCAGATAGACAGAAAACTGAATAAAAAAAGCAGTTTGTCTTGGATCAATTATTTTACAGGAAATAATGCCAATAAATATCAAAATGTAATTACCCATCTGAATTTTGCAGGTGAACTCCCTAAAGAAGATAATTTCACAACTCAAAATAAGGCAGATGTTCAACTGTATTCCACTCAGGTAGATTATCAGTGGAAAGGAGATAAGATGGAAGTGGAATCCGGAGCAAAATATAGTTTTGTAAAGACAAACAGTACACTTGACTTTTCTGATAATGAAAATGGAATACTGGAGTACAGACCTGATAAGAGCAGTATTTTTGATTATAAGGAACATAATTTTGCGTTGTACTCTTCGCTTTCTTATAATATTGGAAAGTGGAACTTTAAAGGTGGGCTTCGCGCAGAAATGACAGATCTGGAGGGAGTTGTCTCTGAACCGTATGACCGCAATCAAAATAATTACTGGAACTTTTTCCCTACTTTTTATGCACAATATACAACAGAAAATAAACAGGAGTTCGGTTTTTCCTATGGAAAACGGATCAGCAGGCCATCCTATTCCTGGTTGAATCCTGCAAAATCCTACTATAATCTGTTTTCGTATTATCAGGGAGATCCAAAATTGAGGGCAACCATTACACACAACCTTAACCTGACTTATTCCTGGAAGAATTGGAATCTCGATCTTTATTATCGTAAAGAATTATTCCCGTCTATGGAAATTTCTTACCAGGAACCAAGCACCAATAGTCTGATCTATCATTTTACCAATATTGAAAAAGGAGAAGCTTTCGGATTGAATTTATATAAAAATTTTGAGATTAAGCCCTGGTGGAATATTGTTTTGTCTGAAAATTTAGAACACAATGAAAATTATTTCAAGGGAATTGATGGGATGCTGTATAAAAACAAAGTATGGAACTGGGAGTCTACTGTTTCTACAAGCTTTACCTTGGATAAAAGCAGTGACTGGAAAATAGAAATGGGACATCGTTATTATTCTCCGAGTATACAAGGGACTTTCAGGATTTCTAGCACTTGGTCTGCTTATTTTGTGATGAACCGTAAGTTCTTTAATAAGAAACTTGAAGCCAGTTTGGTTTTCAGTGATATTTTCAGATCAACAGATCAAAAGGTTGCCACCAGATATGCGAATCAGGATAATTACTTTCTAGATTACAGAGACTCACAGGGTTTTACCCTTTCATTGAAATTCAATTTTGGAAACCAGTCAGTGAAAAATGCTAAGACTATCAAACAAACATCTGAGCAGGATAGACTTTAG
- a CDS encoding M1 family metallopeptidase, with product MKRIFSGMLVVVSLLQWSAQELYMPRNIKNAYEKGTRDVSGAPGKNYWQNKGIYNVEVKIDAGTKTVSGKETIIYTNNSPDHLNELAIRFVNNLHKPQAPRSGIVSKDFLSSGLKLKSFVVNGEKYDIDSDDWGTVEKVPLKSALKSKSKAEIKIEWEYPLSVESGREGQIDPETFYVAYSFPRISVYDDYNGWDMLPHSDRQEFYNDFNDYSFAITAPKNYVVWATGDFLNPEAVLQPEYLKRYKASLKSDKVIHIATEQEMKSGKVTKQNKWNVWKFKANHITDFCFALSNHYVWDAASVQLKTKRASVQSGYKSGAKDFEQYVDWMRYNLDWFSKNWPGVEYPYNVMTAIQGYADMEYPMMINDSSIPDNLQDARLTADHEIAHTYFPFYMGTNETRYAFMDEGWATTLEYLIGIDENGEAAAKEFYKNFRVKKWISDPSAEQDQPIITMSTQVSGSGYGNNSYVKSSLSYLALKDYLGDALFKKALHYYMDNWNGKHPVPWDYFNSMNTGSGKNLNWFFQNWFYTNNYIDLKVAGASQMNDLLTVNVVNVGGFAIPFDAVLTYEDGNTEKLHFSPSVWEKDQKLTDLVIPIKKKVKSVHLDGDLFMDYTPGDNSKTL from the coding sequence ATGAAGAGAATTTTTTCCGGAATGTTGGTGGTCGTTTCATTATTGCAGTGGTCTGCCCAGGAATTGTATATGCCGAGAAATATTAAAAATGCTTATGAAAAGGGGACCCGTGATGTTTCTGGGGCGCCAGGTAAGAACTACTGGCAGAATAAAGGAATTTATAATGTTGAGGTAAAGATAGACGCCGGTACAAAGACGGTTTCCGGAAAAGAAACAATTATTTATACGAATAATAGCCCTGATCATCTTAATGAGCTGGCAATACGCTTTGTAAATAATCTGCATAAACCGCAGGCTCCAAGATCGGGAATAGTTTCCAAGGATTTTTTATCCTCAGGACTGAAGCTCAAATCATTTGTTGTGAATGGTGAAAAATATGATATTGACAGTGATGATTGGGGTACCGTTGAAAAAGTACCGTTAAAATCAGCTTTAAAATCAAAATCAAAGGCTGAGATTAAAATAGAGTGGGAGTATCCGCTTTCTGTTGAGAGTGGAAGAGAAGGGCAGATAGATCCGGAAACGTTCTATGTAGCCTATTCTTTCCCGAGAATTTCTGTATATGATGATTATAATGGATGGGATATGCTTCCCCATTCAGACAGACAGGAGTTTTATAATGATTTTAATGACTATAGCTTTGCGATTACAGCACCCAAAAATTATGTAGTGTGGGCAACCGGTGATTTTTTAAATCCTGAAGCAGTCCTTCAACCGGAGTATTTGAAAAGATATAAAGCTTCTTTGAAAAGTGATAAGGTAATCCACATTGCTACAGAACAGGAAATGAAGTCAGGGAAAGTTACCAAGCAGAATAAATGGAACGTCTGGAAGTTTAAAGCCAATCATATTACAGATTTCTGCTTTGCCTTGAGTAATCATTATGTCTGGGATGCAGCCAGTGTTCAGTTAAAAACAAAGAGAGCCAGTGTGCAATCCGGATATAAATCAGGCGCAAAGGATTTTGAGCAGTATGTAGATTGGATGCGCTATAATCTGGACTGGTTTTCCAAAAACTGGCCGGGAGTAGAATATCCTTATAATGTAATGACAGCCATCCAAGGATATGCTGATATGGAATATCCAATGATGATTAATGATAGCAGTATTCCGGATAATCTTCAGGATGCCAGATTGACTGCAGATCATGAAATTGCGCATACCTATTTCCCTTTTTATATGGGAACCAATGAAACAAGATATGCATTCATGGATGAAGGATGGGCTACTACATTGGAGTATCTGATTGGAATTGATGAAAATGGTGAAGCTGCTGCAAAGGAATTTTATAAAAACTTCCGGGTAAAAAAATGGATCAGTGACCCATCGGCAGAACAGGACCAACCTATCATTACGATGAGTACACAGGTAAGTGGATCAGGTTATGGAAACAATTCTTATGTAAAATCTTCCTTGTCCTATCTTGCATTGAAAGATTATCTTGGGGATGCATTATTCAAGAAAGCTCTTCATTATTATATGGATAACTGGAACGGAAAACATCCGGTTCCGTGGGATTATTTTAATTCGATGAATACAGGTTCCGGGAAGAATCTGAACTGGTTTTTCCAAAACTGGTTTTATACCAATAATTATATTGATTTAAAAGTAGCCGGAGCCTCGCAGATGAACGATCTTCTTACGGTAAATGTTGTAAATGTTGGGGGATTTGCCATTCCATTTGATGCGGTCTTAACCTATGAAGATGGAAATACTGAGAAACTACACTTCTCTCCATCTGTCTGGGAAAAAGATCAAAAACTCACAGACCTTGTGATTCCTATTAAGAAAAAGGTGAAATCTGTACACTTGGATGGAGACCTTTTCATGGATTATACACCGGGAGATAACAGTAAGACATTATAA
- a CDS encoding phosphatase PAP2 family protein: MKKLALASGILLNLNSYKAQDTVQSRNLQQDLALLNSNTSIQEKTPFFKKEWVKKSVAPTILFAAAAATWGEKENIREVRNRYLPAFKVKYDDYLQYAPAVAVYGLKLGGVKGRNNIGRATLSYGTSLVIMGILVNSIKYTTKVERPDGSKNNSFPSGHAAMAFTNASFLHKEYGMVNPAYSIAGYGSATLTGLGRNLNNRHWLPDILAGAGIGIISTELGYFFIDKIYKNKGDNLSMLSRIEGNDYPSFLAIKLGSTFGTTNFLKESELDDKKQIGFEGGLEGAYFFSKKWGIGGDFSFSSFPIKPMKVNLDDGDSYGEHEIRTQSLGFLGIGIGPYFSHEFSDKWQLTLKATAGYSATASGKVFIKSDNIDEPNHQLEIARYKPKPAFRWNTGASITYKFNPGLGLTFYSDYNQIKSTIRYRFSDAVQENEELNEELNHLIAKERINYITLGLRLTAYF, translated from the coding sequence ATGAAAAAACTGGCCCTAGCATCGGGGATTTTATTAAATCTAAACAGTTATAAGGCACAGGATACCGTTCAATCTCGGAATCTTCAGCAGGATCTTGCTTTGCTTAATTCGAATACTTCAATACAGGAAAAAACTCCATTTTTTAAGAAAGAATGGGTAAAAAAATCAGTTGCTCCTACCATCCTTTTTGCAGCGGCAGCAGCAACCTGGGGAGAAAAGGAGAACATTCGTGAAGTTCGTAACCGTTATTTACCTGCTTTTAAGGTAAAGTATGATGATTATCTTCAGTATGCTCCGGCGGTAGCTGTTTATGGATTGAAGCTAGGAGGTGTAAAAGGAAGAAACAATATAGGAAGAGCAACCTTGTCTTATGGAACCAGTTTAGTCATCATGGGAATCCTTGTGAACTCCATTAAATATACAACAAAAGTTGAACGCCCGGACGGCTCAAAAAATAATTCATTTCCATCAGGTCATGCTGCAATGGCCTTTACCAACGCTAGTTTTCTGCACAAGGAATATGGTATGGTAAACCCAGCTTATAGTATTGCAGGATATGGTTCCGCTACTCTTACAGGACTTGGCAGAAACCTCAACAACAGGCATTGGCTGCCTGATATTCTGGCCGGAGCCGGAATTGGTATTATCTCTACAGAACTCGGATATTTCTTTATCGATAAAATATATAAAAACAAAGGGGATAATTTAAGTATGTTATCCAGAATAGAAGGCAATGATTACCCATCTTTCCTGGCTATAAAGCTTGGCTCTACATTTGGCACAACCAACTTTCTAAAGGAATCAGAACTCGACGACAAGAAGCAAATCGGTTTTGAAGGAGGACTGGAAGGAGCTTATTTCTTTTCAAAAAAATGGGGTATAGGTGGAGACTTCAGTTTCAGCAGCTTCCCCATAAAACCAATGAAAGTAAACCTCGATGATGGAGACAGCTACGGAGAACACGAAATCAGAACGCAATCTTTAGGTTTTCTGGGAATAGGAATAGGACCTTATTTTTCTCATGAATTTTCAGATAAGTGGCAGCTTACTTTAAAGGCAACTGCCGGATATTCTGCTACAGCCAGTGGAAAAGTATTCATTAAAAGTGATAACATAGACGAGCCTAATCATCAGCTTGAGATTGCCCGATACAAGCCCAAGCCTGCTTTCCGCTGGAATACAGGAGCTTCTATTACCTATAAGTTTAATCCCGGATTAGGCCTTACCTTCTATTCTGATTATAATCAGATTAAATCTACGATCCGTTATCGTTTCAGTGATGCTGTACAGGAAAACGAAGAACTGAATGAAGAGCTGAATCATTTGATTGCCAAGGAAAGAATTAATTATATTACACTTGGTCTCAGATTGACAGCCTATTTTTAA
- a CDS encoding zinc metalloprotease: MKRLLFGALALGLMSACNNDSVTNQNEAQADKEISSTSALKRNCPSEEMRLEAFEKDPALRQKAAEIDANAERFANNLALGKVLADGTVEIPVVVNVLYKTAAQNVSDARIAEQIAILNADYSGTNSDVSSIPTEFQAVKAGDVKVKFRLVNTIRKSTTKTSWSKSDRTNNNMKKASTGGIDATTPANYFNIWVVGSMPDTQGEILGYATFPEDAGTWKDGVVIAAPFFGKTGASAPFNLGRTATHEVGHYLGLRHIWGDTTCGDDLIADTPTQTTANTGKPTYPLYNTCYGVKRSVMFMNYMDYSDDNSLYMFTAGQKTKMQSVTAASGARSGLRVY; this comes from the coding sequence ATGAAAAGACTATTATTTGGAGCGCTTGCTCTTGGATTAATGTCCGCCTGTAACAACGACAGTGTTACGAACCAAAATGAAGCACAGGCAGATAAGGAAATCTCATCTACTTCTGCATTAAAAAGAAATTGTCCCTCAGAAGAAATGAGACTGGAAGCTTTTGAAAAAGATCCGGCACTAAGACAGAAAGCTGCAGAAATTGATGCCAACGCTGAAAGATTTGCCAATAATCTGGCATTAGGAAAAGTACTTGCTGATGGAACTGTTGAAATTCCTGTCGTTGTGAATGTACTATACAAAACAGCAGCACAGAATGTTTCCGATGCCAGAATTGCAGAACAAATTGCTATTCTTAACGCAGACTATAGTGGAACAAACAGTGATGTTTCTTCAATCCCTACTGAATTTCAGGCTGTAAAAGCAGGTGATGTAAAAGTAAAATTCAGATTGGTAAATACCATAAGAAAATCTACAACCAAAACATCATGGAGTAAATCAGACAGAACTAATAATAACATGAAAAAAGCCTCTACAGGAGGAATTGATGCTACTACGCCAGCAAACTATTTTAATATTTGGGTAGTAGGCAGCATGCCAGATACTCAAGGAGAGATCTTAGGGTATGCTACTTTCCCTGAAGACGCAGGTACCTGGAAAGATGGTGTAGTGATTGCAGCTCCATTTTTCGGTAAAACGGGAGCCTCTGCTCCCTTCAACCTAGGAAGAACTGCTACCCATGAGGTAGGACATTATTTAGGTCTTAGACATATCTGGGGAGATACCACTTGTGGAGATGATTTAATTGCAGATACTCCTACTCAGACAACTGCTAACACAGGCAAACCAACTTACCCGCTTTATAACACTTGCTATGGTGTAAAAAGGTCTGTAATGTTTATGAATTATATGGATTATTCTGATGACAATTCATTATACATGTTTACTGCAGGACAAAAAACAAAAATGCAGTCTGTTACAGCTGCTTCAGGAGCAAGATCAGGATTGAGAGTTTATTAA